A single genomic interval of Asinibacterium sp. OR53 harbors:
- a CDS encoding carboxymuconolactone decarboxylase family protein produces the protein MMLDWNEYQKQIAAGNTQIGRINHEIIKGYRGLSEAGNATNLLGAKVRELIALAVAVTRECDGCITVHTDAAIKQGATKEEIVEALSVAITVNAGAALVFSTRVLDAFDAKTSSL, from the coding sequence ATGATGCTTGATTGGAATGAATACCAAAAACAAATAGCGGCTGGTAATACCCAGATAGGAAGGATCAACCATGAAATTATTAAAGGCTATCGCGGCCTGAGTGAAGCAGGCAATGCCACCAACCTGTTAGGCGCTAAAGTAAGAGAGTTGATTGCACTGGCAGTAGCTGTTACACGCGAATGCGATGGATGCATCACCGTTCATACCGATGCAGCCATTAAACAGGGCGCTACAAAGGAAGAAATCGTAGAAGCATTGAGCGTTGCGATTACAGTGAATGCCGGGGCTGCATTGGTTTTTTCTACAAGGGTGTTGGATGCTTTTGATGCCAAGACATCTTCTTTGTGA
- a CDS encoding ATP-binding protein, with protein sequence MGTSMHDDTNLVVNAIEAVKSTDQPGIVLAGYQSGNRKTIIKVADNGLGIPAEIMDKIFIPFFSTKKHGSGIGLSLCKQIMMLHRGNIQVQSTTSEGTVFMLLF encoded by the coding sequence ATGGGGACGTCTATGCACGATGATACCAACCTGGTGGTGAATGCGATTGAAGCGGTAAAATCAACCGACCAACCCGGGATCGTTTTAGCTGGTTATCAGTCCGGCAATCGTAAAACCATTATCAAGGTTGCCGATAACGGATTGGGCATACCAGCCGAGATCATGGATAAAATTTTCATCCCTTTCTTCAGCACTAAAAAACACGGCAGTGGTATTGGGTTGAGCCTTTGTAAACAGATCATGATGCTGCACCGGGGAAATATCCAGGTACAAAGCACTACAAGCGAAGGGACTGTTTTTATGCTCTTATTCTGA
- a CDS encoding TonB-dependent receptor has product MKKKRIFFMRMFFAYALLITISQPQLIAQQPGSRIIQGTVSNEKGEPMPGVAVEVKHSNTRTLTDRSGKFSITVKEKTAELQLTHTGYADKTVPVNESTGMLNITLTLDTKALDDVVVIGYATVKKRDVTGAVSGINQQDIRSRPVTNALQAMQGKVAGVDISSNERPGTVGSITIRGVRSLTASNSPLFVVDGIPLMTGGIENINPNDIESIDILKDASATAIYGSRGANGVVIVTTKQGKAGRTTLSVNASTTLETLQDNQTGFNAAEYIDFRRWAYYYSNPVIFPRGDQPNIANDQKIFLATSDPAAWSNINKGWASGKWDGSKVTTTDWVGMVTQQGITTDNTISVSGGSDKVKAYGSFGYLSNTGTSKGQSFKRYSAKSSIDIAATKWFSMGSNLSVSYSIQEFGQSQTGATTVSSSSTIYGSAKALFPYAVPYDSAGNRVLYPGGDVAFKTVANEWDYTRDQRTTLRAFGSLYAQVDFGAIFPALKNLKYRLNFGPDFSLYRDGIYIDANSVISSGTNYASLSKNQTFSYTLDNLLYYDRTIGKHSFGVTLLQSQTAYNSESSAIAANGVLFASQLWNALTQSNIPTAALSSYSSSYSEKQLLSYMARVNYSYADKYLLTVSARSDGASQLADGHKYALFPSAALAWRIIREPFMKASWVNDLKLRLGAGVTGNSAIDAYATKGAVVPIFYPYLATTTSGSIPSSVLANQSLGWEKTTQYNLGIDFALFSRRISGTIDAYTSTTTDLLMQRSIPSVVGFTTTYANIGQTANQGVDLNLSTVNIKQKNFLWATNLNVSWQKEHIVSLANGKQDDINNNWFIGQPIGVIYGYQSAGLWQTGDSTLYKAFNANGHTFSPGNVRPVDQNGDNKISANYDRVIIGNTRPRWIVGMTNTFSYKSFELAVFLYGRLGYMYNTGGEAEVGRSNQRKINYYTENNLNAEYQKPIYTTATGDPYYQSLGYKEASFIKIRNISLGYTFNGKMLQKAGMSHLKAYLQVANPGMLFSKINWIDMDVVSSAWNRGITFGINASF; this is encoded by the coding sequence ATGAAAAAAAAGCGCATATTTTTCATGCGTATGTTTTTCGCATACGCTTTACTGATAACCATTTCACAGCCTCAGCTTATTGCCCAGCAACCCGGCTCACGTATCATACAGGGAACCGTTTCCAATGAAAAAGGAGAACCGATGCCGGGAGTTGCCGTTGAGGTAAAACACAGCAATACAAGAACCCTTACAGACCGTTCAGGTAAATTCAGTATTACCGTGAAGGAAAAAACAGCCGAACTGCAATTGACGCATACAGGTTATGCTGATAAAACCGTTCCGGTAAACGAATCCACCGGTATGCTGAATATCACACTCACGCTGGATACCAAAGCACTGGATGATGTGGTGGTAATCGGTTATGCCACTGTTAAGAAGCGCGATGTAACAGGAGCGGTATCGGGGATCAACCAACAGGATATCCGTTCAAGACCCGTAACCAATGCATTGCAGGCGATGCAGGGAAAAGTGGCGGGTGTAGATATCTCTTCCAACGAACGTCCCGGAACGGTTGGCAGCATTACTATACGTGGTGTTCGTTCATTGACAGCTTCCAACTCTCCGTTATTTGTGGTGGATGGTATTCCGTTAATGACCGGCGGAATAGAAAATATCAATCCCAATGATATTGAATCGATCGACATCCTGAAAGATGCCTCAGCCACTGCTATTTATGGTTCACGCGGCGCCAACGGAGTAGTCATCGTAACCACCAAACAGGGAAAGGCAGGCAGAACTACTTTGAGTGTTAACGCTTCCACAACCCTGGAAACATTACAGGATAACCAGACTGGTTTTAACGCAGCGGAGTATATCGATTTTCGCCGTTGGGCATATTATTATTCCAACCCTGTTATTTTCCCGCGTGGCGATCAACCCAATATTGCCAATGACCAAAAGATATTTTTAGCTACCAGCGACCCCGCTGCATGGTCCAATATCAATAAGGGATGGGCATCGGGTAAATGGGACGGATCAAAAGTAACAACGACCGACTGGGTAGGAATGGTTACACAGCAGGGTATCACCACCGACAATACCATCAGCGTCAGCGGCGGATCAGATAAGGTCAAAGCTTATGGCTCTTTCGGCTACCTGAGTAATACCGGCACTTCAAAAGGTCAATCCTTTAAAAGGTATTCGGCCAAATCGAGCATTGATATTGCCGCTACCAAATGGTTTTCCATGGGAAGCAATTTGAGTGTGAGCTATAGCATACAGGAGTTTGGCCAGTCTCAAACCGGCGCTACCACCGTATCATCCAGCTCCACTATCTATGGTTCTGCGAAAGCATTGTTCCCTTATGCGGTTCCTTACGATTCAGCGGGTAACCGGGTACTGTACCCCGGCGGTGATGTTGCGTTTAAAACTGTTGCCAACGAATGGGATTATACAAGAGACCAGCGCACCACATTACGGGCTTTTGGAAGCCTGTATGCACAGGTAGATTTCGGCGCTATTTTTCCTGCGTTGAAGAACCTGAAATACAGACTGAATTTTGGTCCGGATTTTTCTCTGTACCGCGATGGTATATACATAGACGCCAATTCAGTGATCAGCAGCGGCACCAACTATGCATCACTGAGCAAGAACCAGACTTTTTCTTATACACTGGATAACCTGCTTTATTACGACAGAACCATCGGAAAGCACAGCTTCGGTGTTACTTTACTGCAAAGCCAAACCGCTTATAACAGCGAATCGAGCGCTATTGCAGCCAACGGCGTTTTGTTTGCCAGTCAGCTCTGGAATGCATTAACGCAAAGTAATATCCCTACAGCGGCGCTCAGCAGTTACAGCTCATCGTATTCTGAGAAGCAACTGTTGTCCTATATGGCCAGGGTGAATTACAGTTATGCCGATAAATATTTATTAACGGTGTCTGCGCGTTCAGATGGCGCTTCCCAACTGGCCGATGGCCATAAATATGCTTTGTTCCCTTCCGCCGCATTGGCCTGGAGGATCATCAGGGAGCCATTCATGAAAGCTTCATGGGTGAACGACCTGAAACTGAGGCTGGGAGCGGGTGTTACAGGAAACTCCGCTATCGACGCTTATGCAACCAAAGGCGCGGTAGTGCCGATATTCTATCCTTATCTTGCCACCACAACTTCCGGCTCTATACCCAGTAGCGTGTTGGCCAACCAATCGCTTGGATGGGAAAAAACAACGCAGTATAACCTGGGTATCGACTTTGCTTTATTCAGTAGAAGGATTTCCGGTACCATCGATGCATACACATCCACTACAACCGATCTGTTGATGCAGCGATCCATTCCTTCTGTTGTAGGATTTACCACTACTTATGCGAACATAGGACAGACCGCCAACCAGGGTGTTGACCTTAATCTCAGCACGGTTAATATCAAACAGAAAAATTTTCTTTGGGCAACCAACCTGAACGTATCATGGCAGAAAGAACACATCGTTTCTTTGGCCAACGGAAAACAGGATGATATCAACAACAACTGGTTTATCGGCCAGCCCATCGGTGTCATTTATGGCTACCAGTCAGCCGGATTATGGCAAACAGGAGATTCCACACTGTACAAAGCTTTCAATGCCAACGGACATACATTCTCACCGGGCAACGTAAGGCCGGTTGACCAGAACGGCGACAACAAAATATCTGCCAACTACGACCGCGTGATCATCGGCAATACAAGGCCGCGCTGGATCGTAGGTATGACCAATACTTTCTCCTACAAATCATTTGAATTGGCGGTCTTCCTGTACGGGCGCCTGGGTTATATGTACAATACCGGCGGAGAGGCAGAAGTAGGCCGCTCCAACCAGCGTAAGATCAATTATTATACAGAGAACAACCTGAATGCAGAATACCAGAAGCCCATTTATACAACGGCTACCGGTGATCCGTATTACCAGTCGTTAGGTTACAAGGAAGCTTCATTCATCAAGATCCGCAATATTTCATTGGGGTACACATTCAATGGAAAGATGTTGCAGAAAGCAGGTATGTCTCATTTGAAAGCCTACCTGCAGGTAGCCAACCCGGGCATGCTGTTCTCTAAAATAAACTGGATCGATATGGATGTGGTGAGCTCTGCATGGAATCGTGGCATCACGTTTGGAATCAATGCATCCTTTTAA
- a CDS encoding RagB/SusD family nutrient uptake outer membrane protein: MNKNIFLIKMMFLSGVIFCSSCQKKFLDENLTTARSVDFYKSDAGIQALAVGTYYQVFNTPFNGEWMFCNTNYGTDEFHVGGDASNGVWNAYDVGLNSIVTLVNGNTAGDNLQWDNLYLGIGDANLIIQNATASTSTSDAIKKVALGEGYFLRAYNYLRLVSQYGGVPLKLKPSTGVELEFTRATAKDIYAQIITDFTSAYNLLPNGGAPAKITKDAAAHYLAKAYLFRASEINDSWNSATKAADLAAIGPLCDGVIANHPLTSQFADLWKYTAPDGANEKLPEIILSAQFTADASTTGSNTQHLYYASRYDDLPQMQRDMTGDRPFSRLATSYFMFRAYDMVNDSRFWKSFRTKSRLNKSAGSYYTNGDLGIMFVINQPGDNRFAKYKLNDVVVYSKTNKTIPNVYVAYPAGTTSDGALFGDVRYPSCSKFLDGSRTALNDVRGLRDITLARSAETYLIAAEAKIRLANMGSAAYTDALPYINAVRARAQYKAGEDRSAYYDGGAALGASISGQNPSINSFIAENSYYESNNIAPTTTATSLAALDITALPAGDEYIISKLGYTNTYDRMLCFVLNERSRELCGEFKRWEDLARTKTLVARAKAFNPEAVANIKDFHSLRPIPQQYLDGIQQNGVALTPAQKTAQQNPGY; this comes from the coding sequence ATGAATAAAAATATTTTTCTCATTAAAATGATGTTTTTGTCAGGCGTGATCTTTTGTTCGTCCTGCCAGAAAAAATTCCTGGATGAGAACCTGACAACAGCGAGAAGCGTTGATTTCTACAAATCAGATGCCGGTATCCAGGCATTGGCGGTGGGTACTTATTACCAGGTATTCAATACGCCTTTCAATGGAGAATGGATGTTTTGCAATACCAATTATGGCACCGATGAATTTCATGTGGGCGGAGATGCTTCCAACGGTGTATGGAATGCTTACGATGTAGGTCTTAATTCAATTGTAACGTTGGTAAACGGTAATACAGCCGGCGATAACCTGCAATGGGATAACCTGTACCTGGGCATCGGCGATGCGAACCTCATCATTCAAAATGCTACTGCAAGTACTTCCACTTCCGATGCGATTAAAAAAGTGGCGTTGGGAGAAGGCTATTTCTTACGCGCTTATAATTACCTGAGACTGGTGAGTCAGTATGGAGGCGTTCCCCTTAAATTAAAACCCAGCACAGGCGTTGAACTGGAATTTACCAGGGCAACAGCTAAAGATATTTATGCGCAGATCATAACAGATTTTACGAGTGCCTATAACCTGTTACCCAATGGCGGCGCTCCTGCAAAGATTACCAAAGATGCCGCAGCACATTATTTGGCAAAAGCCTATTTATTCAGGGCGAGTGAGATCAACGATTCATGGAACAGCGCAACAAAAGCGGCAGACCTGGCAGCGATAGGGCCATTGTGTGATGGCGTGATTGCCAATCACCCGCTCACTTCACAGTTTGCCGATCTGTGGAAATACACAGCGCCCGACGGAGCCAATGAGAAACTGCCGGAAATCATTTTATCGGCACAGTTTACAGCCGATGCTTCTACCACCGGTTCCAATACCCAACACTTATATTATGCATCGCGTTACGATGACCTGCCACAGATGCAACGCGATATGACGGGCGACAGGCCATTCAGCCGTTTGGCTACCAGTTATTTCATGTTCAGGGCTTATGATATGGTGAATGATTCGAGGTTCTGGAAAAGCTTCAGAACCAAAAGCAGGCTCAACAAATCTGCCGGTTCTTACTATACCAATGGCGATCTGGGCATCATGTTCGTGATCAACCAGCCGGGCGACAACCGTTTTGCAAAGTACAAACTGAACGATGTTGTTGTATACAGTAAAACCAATAAGACCATCCCCAACGTGTATGTAGCATATCCTGCCGGCACTACCAGCGATGGGGCCTTATTCGGCGATGTAAGATATCCTTCCTGCAGCAAGTTTTTAGATGGTTCGAGAACGGCATTGAATGATGTAAGGGGACTGCGCGACATTACACTGGCCCGTTCTGCAGAAACTTACCTGATTGCGGCGGAAGCCAAGATCAGGCTTGCCAATATGGGATCTGCTGCTTATACCGATGCGCTGCCTTATATCAACGCTGTGCGTGCCCGTGCCCAATACAAGGCAGGGGAGGACCGTTCTGCTTATTATGATGGCGGGGCGGCTTTGGGGGCTTCTATTTCCGGGCAGAACCCATCGATAAATTCTTTTATAGCGGAGAATTCGTATTATGAATCCAATAATATAGCGCCCACCACAACGGCTACCAGCCTGGCTGCACTTGATATCACTGCATTACCGGCCGGTGATGAATACATCATCAGCAAGCTGGGTTATACCAACACATACGACAGGATGCTGTGTTTTGTGCTGAATGAACGTTCACGTGAACTTTGCGGGGAGTTCAAACGTTGGGAAGACCTGGCAAGGACCAAAACACTGGTAGCAAGGGCCAAAGCCTTTAACCCTGAAGCGGTTGCCAACATTAAAGATTTTCATAGCCTGCGCCCGATACCGCAGCAGTACCTCGATGGTATTCAGCAAAACGGTGTTGCGTTGACGCCTGCACAAAAAACTGCGCAGCAGAACCCGGGATATTGA
- a CDS encoding Gfo/Idh/MocA family protein codes for MKPHDALRRKLLKDTARASGLMLMSPLMAGARSMESTQKEKVLNIAPGRIKFGVVNINHGHIYGMVEAVTRGGGEMVAVYAKEPDLLNAFHKRYPNCKIAKSEQEILEDPSIQLVLSSGIPDQRAPLGIRVMQHGKDYLTDKPGIITLEEFAQVKKVQKETRRIYMIMYSERLENKATIKAGELVKQGAIGKVIQTVNLAPHRISLTSRPDWFFDKKRYGGILTDIGSHQFDQYLYFTGTTKAEVLMSQTGNVHYPQYPHFEDFGDVMLSGNGGTGYIRVDWFTPDGLDTWGDGRLTILGTDGYIEVRKNTDVASGNKGGNHLYLVNQKEMIHMDCNKETLPFGPLFVDDIINRTETAMPQADCFLATELALIAQKKARPMTFKK; via the coding sequence ATGAAACCTCACGATGCACTCAGAAGAAAATTATTAAAAGATACAGCCAGGGCTTCCGGATTGATGCTCATGTCGCCACTCATGGCAGGGGCCAGGTCAATGGAGTCTACCCAAAAAGAAAAAGTCCTGAACATTGCACCCGGCCGGATCAAGTTTGGCGTTGTTAATATCAACCATGGCCATATTTATGGTATGGTGGAAGCCGTAACAAGAGGCGGTGGTGAGATGGTGGCTGTGTATGCAAAAGAGCCCGACCTGCTGAATGCGTTCCATAAAAGATATCCCAATTGTAAAATAGCCAAAAGCGAACAGGAGATACTGGAAGACCCTTCCATACAACTGGTGCTGAGTTCCGGCATACCCGATCAGCGGGCGCCGCTCGGCATCAGGGTCATGCAGCATGGTAAAGATTACCTGACCGATAAGCCGGGTATCATTACGCTGGAAGAATTTGCACAGGTAAAAAAAGTGCAGAAAGAAACCAGGCGCATCTACATGATCATGTATAGTGAGCGATTGGAAAACAAAGCCACCATCAAAGCTGGGGAACTGGTGAAACAGGGAGCTATTGGAAAAGTGATTCAAACCGTTAACCTGGCACCGCACCGCATAAGCCTCACCAGCCGGCCCGATTGGTTCTTCGATAAAAAAAGGTATGGTGGAATTCTTACGGATATTGGCTCTCACCAGTTCGATCAGTATCTCTATTTCACCGGCACTACAAAAGCAGAAGTGCTCATGTCTCAAACAGGCAACGTGCATTATCCGCAATATCCCCATTTTGAAGATTTTGGTGATGTGATGCTCAGTGGTAATGGCGGTACAGGTTATATCAGGGTAGATTGGTTTACACCCGATGGTTTGGATACCTGGGGAGATGGCCGGTTGACCATATTGGGCACCGATGGATACATTGAAGTGAGAAAAAATACAGATGTAGCTTCGGGCAACAAAGGTGGCAATCACCTGTACCTGGTTAACCAGAAAGAAATGATCCACATGGATTGTAATAAGGAAACACTTCCTTTCGGTCCTTTGTTTGTGGATGATATCATCAACAGAACAGAAACTGCCATGCCACAGGCAGATTGTTTTTTGGCTACCGAACTGGCATTGATCGCGCAGAAAAAAGCCAGGCCCATGACGTTTAAAAAATAA
- a CDS encoding Gfo/Idh/MocA family protein, producing the protein MKKEKKGVGRREFLGNSIKATLGTALAVNFPTIVPASVFGKNAPSNMINVGSIGCGRISITHDMSGIARYAGARIMAVCDLDKNRANAGPAAVRANYTRAAAFNGGLKGDWDIKVYYDYKELLANKDIDAVHISLPDHQHAIVGVHAVNAGKDVYLQKPAALTIEEGRILSNAVKKAGRILQMGSQQRSIDPWPQFKKVCELVRNGRIGELKTVEVGLPGDPGGGNRAAMPVPASLDYDAWLGATPDVYYTEDRVHAQDFTMKGITSRPGWLRCEQFGAGMITGWGAHHIDIAHWGMGMEYSGPVEIWGKGSFPTDDPAYKGLWDVHGIFRTEALYANGVHMIVSNELPNGVKFIGTEGWLWTTRGNYRVTDSDPVADSSGIKPIDASNPKILQSVIGPNEVHLYESSEQHINWLDCVKSRKQPSAPVEVGHRSCSACLLHHIAMKVKRKIYWDPVNEVFKNNDKEATAMLSRPRRKKYDF; encoded by the coding sequence ATGAAAAAAGAAAAAAAAGGTGTTGGCAGAAGAGAATTCCTCGGTAATAGCATCAAAGCTACCCTGGGAACCGCCCTGGCGGTAAATTTCCCCACGATTGTACCGGCCAGTGTATTCGGTAAAAATGCCCCGAGCAATATGATCAATGTAGGATCTATTGGTTGCGGCAGGATATCGATTACCCATGATATGAGCGGTATTGCGAGATATGCCGGCGCCAGGATCATGGCCGTTTGTGATCTCGATAAAAACCGAGCAAATGCAGGCCCCGCAGCCGTAAGAGCGAATTATACAAGAGCAGCTGCATTCAACGGCGGACTGAAAGGCGATTGGGATATCAAAGTATATTATGACTATAAAGAGTTGCTGGCAAACAAAGACATTGATGCGGTGCACATCAGCCTGCCCGATCACCAGCATGCCATTGTAGGTGTGCATGCAGTGAATGCCGGTAAAGATGTGTATTTGCAAAAGCCTGCTGCATTAACGATTGAAGAAGGCAGGATATTAAGCAATGCAGTAAAAAAGGCCGGGCGCATTTTGCAAATGGGCAGCCAGCAACGATCCATCGATCCATGGCCTCAATTCAAAAAAGTATGCGAGCTCGTAAGGAACGGAAGGATCGGTGAATTGAAAACAGTAGAAGTAGGATTGCCGGGTGACCCTGGTGGAGGAAACAGAGCCGCCATGCCGGTGCCAGCCAGCCTGGATTACGATGCATGGCTGGGCGCTACACCCGATGTATATTATACGGAAGACAGGGTACATGCACAGGATTTTACCATGAAAGGCATTACGAGCCGTCCCGGATGGTTACGTTGCGAACAGTTTGGCGCCGGCATGATCACAGGCTGGGGCGCCCATCATATCGATATAGCGCATTGGGGAATGGGTATGGAATATTCAGGGCCTGTTGAGATCTGGGGCAAAGGGTCTTTTCCTACCGACGACCCCGCCTATAAAGGATTGTGGGATGTGCACGGCATCTTCAGAACAGAAGCCTTATACGCGAACGGCGTACACATGATCGTTTCCAATGAATTGCCCAACGGTGTAAAATTCATTGGTACGGAAGGCTGGTTATGGACAACCCGCGGTAATTACCGCGTTACAGATTCCGATCCGGTTGCAGACAGCAGCGGCATCAAACCGATCGATGCCAGCAATCCCAAAATATTGCAATCGGTGATCGGTCCGAATGAAGTTCATTTATACGAAAGCTCTGAACAGCATATCAACTGGCTCGATTGCGTTAAATCAAGAAAACAGCCATCTGCCCCTGTTGAAGTTGGCCATCGTTCCTGCAGCGCCTGCCTGTTGCACCATATTGCCATGAAGGTGAAAAGGAAGATTTATTGGGACCCTGTAAACGAGGTCTTTAAAAACAACGACAAAGAAGCAACGGCTATGTTGTCACGTCCACGCAGAAAAAAATATGATTTTTAA
- a CDS encoding putative oxidoreductase C-terminal domain-containing protein, with protein MKKTFITLFSISSMLLSCTMHQSNKSRPYHLITLDPGHFHAALVQKTMYDQVDSVVHVYAPRGNDLDLHIKRIDGYNNRKDNPTAWKEEVYIGNDFFEKMISEKKGNIVVLAGNNEKKSDYILQSLQNGLHVLGDKPMAINSEGFAKIQTAFETAKKNHLLLYDIMTERFEITTILQRELSMIPEIFGQLQEGTAADPAVVKESVHYLYKYVSGNVLTRPEWFLDVTKQGEGIADVMTHLVDLVQWECFPEKPIDYKNDIQISAAKHWPTELTLSEFKTITQSNGFPAYLSKNVIKDSILQYYCNGEIDYKLKNIHVKTTALWKYKAPEGTGDTYYSLMKGTKATLLIDQGQAEQYKPTLYIKPAANTSEYEAALQAQFKKIEQQHPGVELKKINDGWQVIIPEKYKEGHEAHFGMVFKQFLNYLQNNNMPPWEVPNMLAKYYTTTQALAMAQQAQGHTK; from the coding sequence ATGAAAAAAACATTCATCACCCTATTTTCTATTTCTTCCATGCTTTTATCCTGCACGATGCATCAAAGCAATAAGAGCAGACCCTATCACCTGATCACGCTCGATCCCGGACATTTCCATGCGGCACTGGTGCAGAAAACAATGTACGACCAGGTAGATTCAGTAGTTCATGTATATGCACCCAGGGGCAATGACCTGGATCTGCACATCAAAAGGATCGATGGCTATAATAACCGGAAAGACAACCCTACCGCATGGAAAGAAGAAGTCTATATCGGGAATGATTTTTTTGAGAAGATGATCAGCGAGAAGAAAGGGAATATTGTTGTGCTGGCGGGCAATAACGAAAAAAAATCCGATTATATCCTGCAGTCACTGCAAAATGGCTTGCATGTTTTGGGCGATAAGCCAATGGCCATCAACAGTGAAGGCTTTGCGAAGATCCAGACCGCCTTTGAAACAGCTAAGAAGAATCATTTATTGCTGTACGATATCATGACGGAGCGCTTTGAGATCACTACCATATTGCAGCGCGAGCTTTCCATGATCCCTGAAATCTTTGGCCAGCTTCAGGAAGGTACAGCCGCAGATCCCGCCGTAGTAAAAGAAAGCGTGCATTATTTGTATAAGTATGTATCGGGTAATGTACTCACAAGGCCCGAATGGTTTTTAGACGTAACCAAACAGGGTGAAGGTATTGCCGATGTAATGACACACCTGGTTGACCTGGTGCAGTGGGAATGCTTCCCCGAAAAACCGATCGATTATAAAAATGATATCCAGATCAGTGCGGCAAAACACTGGCCAACAGAACTTACGCTGAGCGAATTCAAAACGATCACGCAATCCAACGGCTTCCCCGCTTACTTATCCAAGAATGTGATCAAAGACTCCATACTCCAGTATTATTGTAATGGAGAGATCGATTACAAATTGAAAAACATACACGTTAAAACAACCGCTTTATGGAAATATAAAGCACCGGAAGGAACAGGAGATACTTATTATTCCCTGATGAAAGGGACCAAAGCAACGTTGCTGATAGATCAGGGGCAGGCGGAACAGTACAAACCCACTTTATACATCAAACCGGCGGCCAATACCAGCGAGTATGAAGCTGCTTTACAAGCTCAATTCAAAAAGATAGAACAACAACACCCCGGTGTAGAATTGAAAAAGATCAACGATGGCTGGCAGGTGATCATTCCTGAAAAATATAAAGAAGGGCATGAAGCACATTTCGGCATGGTATTTAAACAATTTTTAAATTACCTGCAGAACAACAACATGCCCCCATGGGAAGTGCCCAATATGCTGGCAAAATATTATACTACCACCCAGGCTTTGGCAATGGCACAACAGGCGCAAGGCCATACAAAATAG